The genomic stretch GCGATCGGGCATCGGGTGTGAAAATGGCAGCCGGACGGCGGATGAATTGGGCTTGGCACCTCGCCCTGCAACCGGATGCGCTGGCGCTTTACTTTCGGATCCGGAATCGGGACCGCCGACAACAGCGCTTCGGTATAGGGATGCTTGGGCGAGGTATACAACTCGCGGGCCGGCGCGGTCTCGACGATACGGCCGAGATACATCACGGCGACGCGCCGGCTGATATGCTCGACCACCGACAGGTCATGGGCAATGAAGAGATAGGCCAGCCCGAATTTCTGCTGCAGGTCCTCCAGGAGATTGATGATCTGGGCCTGGATCGACACATCCAGCGCCGACACCGGCTCGTCGCAGATGATCAACTTGGGCTCGACGGCGAGCGCGCGCGCGATGCCGATGCGCTGGCGCTGGCCCCCGGAGAACTCGTTCGGATAGCGCCCCATATGATCCGCTCGCAGACCGACGGTCTCGAGCAAATTCACGACACGCTCTTCGAACTGCCGTCTGGTTTTCGTCAAGCGGTGAATGATCAGGGCTTCGCCGACGATCGCGCCGACATTCATGCGCGGATTGAGCGACGCATAGGGGTCCTGAAAGATGATCTGGATGTCGCGGCGCAGCGCCCGTAGCTCGCTGGCCTGCAGCCGCCTGACATTCTTGCCTTCAAAATGGATCTCGCCGGAACTCGGTTCGATCAGCCGAAGCACGCAACGCCCGGTGGTCGACTTTCCGCAACCGGATTCGCCGACCAGCCCGAGGGTTTCGCCGCGGTCGAC from Bradyrhizobium sp. Ash2021 encodes the following:
- a CDS encoding dipeptide ABC transporter ATP-binding protein, producing the protein MSEPLLRVWNLTKQFPIKGGLFGRQAGSVHAVDGVDFNVDRGETLGLVGESGCGKSTTGRCVLRLIEPSSGEIHFEGKNVRRLQASELRALRRDIQIIFQDPYASLNPRMNVGAIVGEALIIHRLTKTRRQFEERVVNLLETVGLRADHMGRYPNEFSGGQRQRIGIARALAVEPKLIICDEPVSALDVSIQAQIINLLEDLQQKFGLAYLFIAHDLSVVEHISRRVAVMYLGRIVETAPARELYTSPKHPYTEALLSAVPIPDPKVKRQRIRLQGEVPSPIHPPSGCHFHTRCPIAQFPLCSSQVPALKQSADGHWVACHLR